TTTATAATAGGAATAACAGGTAAGATGATGTCAGGTAAGGATACTGTATGCAAAATCCTACAAGATAGGGGTTTTAAGATTATTGATGCTGACAAGATAGGGCATAAAACTCTTGAGATAAGGAAGGAAGAGATACTCAAGATGGTTGATAGAAACATTCTTGATGACAATGGAAGTATTGACAGAAAGAAGTTAGCAAATATAGTTTTCTCTGATCCTATGAAATTACAGATACTCAACAAACTTACGCACGGAACTATAAAAGAACTCATTAGGCTTGAGATAGAAAAGGACGGCTTTTACTGTATAAATGCCGCTCTACTTTTTGAGATAGGGTTAGATGAGTTTTGTAATCTAGTTGTTTATGTTGAAGCATCGGAGGATAATATAATCGCTAGATCAACAAGTAGAGGCTTTGATCCAGAAGATGTTAGGAGAAGAATAAAGTTCCAAAAAGCGCTTGAGGAAGTAAATGATATGGTAGATATAATTATCTACAACAACGGAACACTTGAAGAACTTAGGAATGAAGTTGAAGAAAAAATATTCTCAATAGTCAAGGTTTAATATTCATTGTCTTTATCAATCAATAAAGAGTTTATGAAAGAGTCAAGAAATCTAAATGATGATCTCAAAAAGTTGATAAACAATTTTGAGTATGTTGTTGGAGTGGATGAGGTTGGTAGGGGATGTATCGCTGGTCCTTTGGTTGTATGCGCAGTAGTTGTTAAACCTTCAACATATATAGAAGGAGTCAAAGACTCTAAATTACTCTCGCCCAAACAGAGAGAAAGCCTCTTATCCCTGATCGTTCAGAAAGTTGAAGATATAGGAATTGGTTTTTTATCAAACAAGTTCATAGATGATTTTGGAATAGGAATTTCAATTAGAATTGCTATTTTAGAAGCACTCTCAAATCTTAATAGAATACCTAAACTCATCATAACCGATTATGTGAATATAAAAAGTGAAACGGTTGAAAATTTTCTTAATAGTTCAAATCTTCCAACTAGCAAACTAAACAGATACAAGGAAATATATGGAAGGTTGAAGAAATTTGATTGGGCCACTCTATTCAAGGAACGGGATGATGAATGTATTTTTTACCTTAGTCTTAAGAAAGCAGATGTATTTATTCACTCAGTATCAATTGCGTCAGTAGTTGCAAAAGTTTTGAGAGACAGGTATATGAAACACATCTCTAGGAAGTATCCAGAATATCATTTTGATAGAAACAAGGGATACGGAACTAGGGAACATATAGAAGCCATTGAAATAAATGGAATATCCGATATTCATCGTTTATCTTTCAAATACTCCAAGTTCTAAACCAAAGAATTTAGCATAACTTCACATCCTGCGTGTAAGAATTTTAGAATTAGTTTAACTATGAGATTCTTTCTATAAAAGGATTTCTTAGTTGAAGGTGATGTCTGAAGGTTCATCCAACCCAAAAACCAATTGAACCTTTAAAGAGGGTAATACTTACCTCTACGAAGGAAGTAGATCTAATAATTGACCCTATGGCTGGCGTAGGAACTACAGGTTTTGTTGCTAAGATGCTTCACAGACATTTTATAGTGGAAAAGTAGAATGAACTAGGAAAAAGCTTAAAAAATTCATCGTTAATAGAAAGATAAATAAGAGAAGGGGGGATATCCCCCTTAGATAATGAGATTATAGACCAAGAGATTTTCTTATTTCTTGAACCTTCTTGCTAGGTATAGGATAGAAACCAACCTTATCTACGATACCTTGTCCTTCTTTTGAAAGTATCCAAGAGATATAAGCTTTTATCTCAGGTCTGTTAAACTGCTCTTCTGTGAGATAGATGTATAGATATCTTGAGATAGGATATAGTCCCTTAACAACATTATCCATAGATGGTTCATAGGCTTTTTCACCAGCCTTTGGAGAAACACTTATAGCCCTAGCACCCTTTAAGTATCCTATTCCTCCATAACCTATACCATACTTATCTCTTTTAACTGCATTAAGGACAGAAGCAGTTCCGGGCATGTTTTGAGCTAATGGGTCAAAGTCCTCATTCTGTAAGACATGCTCCTTAAAGTAAACATAAGTTCCAGAGTTATTCTCTCGGGAGTAGAGTTTTATAACCTTGTTATCCCAACCAAGTTCTGACCAGTTCTTAATCTTACCAGTGAATATCAGTTTTATAGTTTCCATATCTAGTTCCTTTATTGGGTTAGCAGAGTTGACATAGACTGCTAGACCATCAAGAGCAACTGGAACCTCTATTAGCTTAGCACCTGCACCTTCGATCTGTTGCTTCTCCTTATCTTTTATAGGTCTTGAAGAGTTTGCAATGTCGGTAGTTTTGTTTATCAGTGCTGCTATACCAGTTCCTGACCCACCTCCGGTAACCTGTATTACCACATCCTTATTCTTCTTCATATACACTTCTGCCCATCTCTGCCCAAGGATCACCATCGTATCTGATCCTTTGACAGTTATTGTTTTGCTTTGAGCAAGAGCAACCGGCGAAGTTGCAACAGTCAACGCAACTAACATTGAGATAATCTTAAAAATCTTCATACTTATCCTCCTTAAAAGATTTTCCTAAATTGTAAAGACATTATGTAAAGTGAATGTAAAATTACTTTCACTACATTGTAAAACACTGAAACATCAATTCTAAACATTAAGATTGTAAATTTATTCCGAAGATTATATAAGATACTTTAAGAGGCAGTTATGAGAAAGACCATTATATACAGTATTCTAGGACTAGTATTCGCAGGCTTAATTATCGCAAGTTTCTTAATATACAACGCTTACCGAGAAAACAACCAATACAATACTATCAGGAATAGGTTTGAGTTTGAACTGTATGAAGATGTTGTAAGAGACGGAACTAAATTTCTAGCAGATTATCCTAGAAGTAAGTATTATTATGAGGTTGAGTATTTTGTAGCATACAGTAGTTTCATGGTAGGAAGGTCAGAAAGTGCCAAAAGAAGAGTTATGAATCTAATATCAAAGTTTTTTAGCGAAAACAGAAACGATGAGATACTGACCAAAACGATAGAGTTATTGATTGACATATTGAAAGAAAGGAATGAAAGTATGAATCCAGAAATTGAGGAATACCTAAGGACTGCCTTGGTTAGAACAACGGACCAGAAAGTCAAAGAGAACATCCTAACTCAACTCGGATATATATACCTATACAGAAAAGATTATGACAATGCACTAATGTATTTTGAAAGGGCTAATAATGAATACTCTCAACTTGGCAAAGCCAGAGTCTATATTGACAAAGGTGACTACGAGTCTGCCTTTTATGTGTATGACAACTTCCTTAAGTATAATCCTAACAGCAAATATTACAAGTCAGTATATGATGCTTATGCTAAGCAGTTGTATGGATATGCTTCTAGACTGTTGAGGGACAAGGAATACTCAACTGCAGTCAGATATTACGAGAGAGTTCTACAGACTTTCCCAAACACTATCTACGAAGATGCAAGTCTTTACTGGCTCGGCGAGATATTTGCCATAAACAAACAGTATGATAAGGCTATTGAATTCTTTAACAGAGCGATGGTCAATGAACCAAAGAATAAGGATGAGGATGCTTTGTTTAAGAGAGGAGTTGTTCTATACTATGCCGGTAGGTTGGTAGATTCTGTTGCTAATTTCAAAAAATTCATTCTTGAATATCCTAACTCAAGGCTTGCAAATGAAGCAAAGAGATGGGTTGAAGTTCTAACAAGAGAGATACAATATTCCTACGAAACTGAGGATGAAGTTCCTGAATAACCTAAGACTTTCAGAACATTTGAAATCTAAAATTAGGTCGTTAGGCTCCCTTAAAAAACTAGAGTTCATAACATCAAAGTCTGGTGATAAAACCATCAGAAAGAATGGTATTTTAATCCATAGTGCCTATGATCCTGTCAGAGAAGCAGAAAATCTTGTAAAACAGTTACCTTTAGAAAAAGGTAATAGATATATATTCGTTCTTCTAGGATTAGGTCTAGGCTATCATCTAGAGATCTTGAAAAGAGAATTTCCTGAATCTGTTTTCATTCCAGTAGAACTGGATGAAGATATTTTAGTTGCGTTTATACAGAACAGGGACGATTTTGTAATTACTAGGTATAACAAGAATGACATATACTCTGTTTTGAACTTCGTTGATTTTGCTCTGATAAAGGATGTTAAGTTTATACAACTTCCAAGTCTGTATAGAATATACAGATCCGAATACGATGAAATCGGTAACGAGATAGCAAGAGTTGTAAAGGCAAAGTTTGCAGACTTACTAACAAGAATAAACTTTGATAAACTTTGGGTAAAGAATGTGCTTCTCAACATTCCGAGTATCTTAAAATACGGAAGTTTGTCAGAAGATACTCAAAGAGAATTCATTCTTGGAGTAAGAGACAAACCTTTTGTGATTGTTGGAGCAGGATATTCAGGTTTGCTTCTGTTTGACATAATCAAGAAGTATAGAGACAGATTTATTTTGTGTGCCGTTGATACGGTTTTGAAGTCTCTCTTGAGTTTTGGTATCACACCTGACATTATCTTTGCGCTTGACTCGCAGATAGCGAATATAAAAGACTTTTTTGGTATTAAAACAGAAGGTCTCACTCTATTTGCAGATGTAGTTGTCTCACCAGAACTTGTAAGAAACTTTAGGGGTAGAGTTCTTATAACAAAAACTTCTCACACAGAAGTGATAGGAGGAATTAAATTTGAGATCACGAACAGTGTAGTATCTTGGGTTGAGGAAATTTTGGGATACAGACTTTTAGGGCTTGAGAGTGGTGGATCGGTTATAACAAACTTGTTTCATCTATCACTCCTTCTAGGTGCAAATCCTATCATAATGATTGGTGTAGATTTAGGATTTCCATACCTTGTGTCTCACATTGTAGGAACACCTTCAAATGAACACTTCATTCTCAAAGGCAATGTATTCTCTACATCAGATACCATCTCTACGAATTATGTTTTGAAGGATTATATTAAAGCTGAAAGTGTGAACGGTGGGGAATGTATAACACACAAGATAATGGAGACATACAAACTCTGGTTTGATAGCGCTAGCGATACTTCAAACTTAAACAATGTCTATAATATATCAGACGGAGTCAAACTAAAGGGCATAAACAGTCTATCAACTAGTGATGGGAGAGAGTTTTTTGATTCGTTTTTTTCAAACAAACCTAGCATCTCAATAAAAACCATTGAACCAAAGAGTATAGACATTGATACTAGAAGAATTCTGAAGAATTTTAGCATTCTTAGTGAAGATTTGGAGTTTTTAATCAAAGACTTTTCGCAGGATAAGTTTAACCAAATGATACGTCAGTATCCTTTTTTGTCAAATGTCGTCAGCAAGACACTCTTCCCAGTTTATAGGGGCCAGAAAAGTTTTGAAGATGTTGTTGATGAAATAAAGAAAGATTTTGGTTATTTAGTCAACATTTTGAAAAACCTTCATCTATAAACTCTAGGAGTAGTTTGTATACTTAAGAGGTCAAAAAAAGTGGAATTTTATTTTCGTTATAGTTATACTAATCTTATGGATTTAAAGAAGATAGTATCTTTGCTTGATGAAATAGACGATACAGATTCAAGTGAAGAAATTGAGATTGTTGCTTTCAGCATAAAGGAAGCCTTAGAGATTGCAAGTAGGGAATTCAATACTGAAATGTACAATTTAGAGTATGAAATTATAGAGAGTGGCAGCAGTGGATTTTTTGGGATAGGTAGAAAACCATATAGAGTTTTAGTTAGGAAGACAACTAGTCTCTCTAGTTCTTATGAGTCCGAAGTCCATACCGATGAAATATTAGGTATAGATGGGAAATTTTTTATCGCTCATACGCATGAAGGTGTGTTCGTTAAGGTAATTCCACCACAAGGTAAGGGTAAGTTTGTCAGTTTTGATGAGATAGTAGATGAGTTAAGAAGCAGAGGATTCTCAAATTTTGATGAAGGCAAGATAAAGAAGGAAGTCCAATCCCCAACTGGTGTTCCTATCCTTGTTGGACCACCTGTTGCCACTGATCCATCAGAAGACAGTAATCCTCACATAGAGGTTCTACCAGACGAAACTAGAGCATTACTTACATTGTCAAAGCCTTCTAACAGAGGTAAAGTTCCATCTCCTGATGAGATACTAAAACTTCTCAATATTCAAGGTGTAGTTCACGGTATAGTTAGAGAAAACATTGAAAAGGCCGTTTATGAGGGCATTTTTGATGTTCCTGTTGAGGTGGCAATTTGGACTGCTCCTGAACCTGGCAAAGATGCTAAGATAAACTACTACGTAAAGTTAGATAAATCATCAAGTATCTCTAAGATTTCTATGGCAGAGAGTTTTGATTTTCATAAGGTTATGGAAATAGAGAATGTTGTAAAGGGCCAAGTCCTTGCTTCAAAGGAACCCGCAACGAAAGGTAAACCGGGGATGACCATAAAAGGTAAAGTAATACCAGTTCCTGATGGTAAAGATGTTTCTCTCCAATCAATAGCAGGTAAAGGTGTAGAAATATCTCCTGATGGACTGGAGCTGATAGCCAAGGAACAAGGGCAAGTTGTATTCAAGCAAGGTAAGATTAATATTGAGCCTATTCTGGAGATATTAGGTGATGTTACTACAGAAACTGGAGATGTAGATTTTGTTGGTAATGTTATAATAAGAGGGAGTGTAAGAGATACCTATAAAGTCAAAGCTGGTGGTAATGTTGATATATGGGGAACAGTTGAAAAAGCAGAGATAATAGCAGACGGTAATGTAATAGTGAGGACTGGCATACAAGGCAAGGAGGCAGGTAAGGTTGTCGCAGGAGGAGATGTGATATCAAAGTTTATAGAGCGTGCTAATGTCAGAGCGGGAGGTAATGTAATAGCTCTTGAATATATACTACACAGCAACATAGTCTCAAAGTCAAGAGTATTCTGCTTCGGTAGGAAAGCAAGTATAGCCGGTGGTAGTGTAAAGGCACTTTACGAGGTAGCAGCTAAGCAGTTAGGTGCAGAGTCTTGGGTTGAAACATCTATTGAGGTTGGTTCCGACCCAGACATACAAGAAGAACACGATGAGCTTGTAAGAAGAAAAGAATTATTGACATCCAAGGTCACTGATATAAAAAAGGAGCTATTGGTATTTCAGCAGATGATCCAGAATTACGGTAGAGTTCCTCAAGACAAAGAAGAACGTTATAATACTTTGAATAACACTCTGAAAGAATATTCTCAAGAACTGGAAGAGATAGAAAGAAGACTAAAGGAAATAAGAGAACAATTAGATCAAGCAGTTGTTGAAGCAAAAGTTAGTGCGTATGGTATTTGCTATCCAAATGTCAAGATAAAAATAAGAGATGCTATACATCATTGTAAGGATGACTACAAATTTGTTACATTCAAGAGAGAAGGAAGATCCATAATAATAGTTCCTTACGAAGAGTCTCAGGATATGAGAGATAAGAAGAAAGAAATAACAGAACGTGCGAGGAAATTGTAGATATCACCTATACGAGATTATCTTCCACTCATTACCAAACTTCTTGAATAAATAACTGGTTTCTCTCCTAACATCCACAGTTTCTACATCCTTACCTCTAGGGACACTCCTCTTATAGTCCCACTCAACAATAGCTAACGCTAGGTTCTCATCCTTGTATATTTTAACTTCCTTAATAGTTGGATTACGAAGAAGATCTATCTCTTTCTTTATCATTCCGTATCTTTGAGGATTTTGAACCTCAAGAATTATACGCTGAAAATCTCTCTTAGCCTTACCTTCAGACATAGGTAGTATCTTCTCAAACTCCATCTTAGTATAACTATCCAAAATGACTCTCAACAATTGAGACACCTTGTATACATCTTCTTTTGCAAAATCTTCACTGAAACCTGAGAAGAATAGAATAATAAAGAAAACTATAGCAAATACTACTCTTGTTAATGTTCTACTCATCCTTACCTAACCTCCTGCTTATAATCTCATCAACTTCAGAATATTCTTCCTTCATAAGTCCCTTAGAATAATCATCATAGGCCTTATCCTTAAGTTTTTGAATGACTTTCACCTCGCTATCTTTCTTGAGATACTTTGACATCGCTTCTCTGAAAGGAACTTCCTTTCTCCTAACATCCTCGCTCTGATATTTCTGCATCCTCTCATTAAGGATTATATACCTTTCTACAAACTGTCTATTCTCTAGGCTAGGGTTCTTCTTCATATCCTCAATCGCATTTCTTTTTTCATCTTTCAACTTATTGGCTTTTGCTACTTCAATGTTATACTCACTTGCCTTTCTGGCAAGGTTTTGTCTTTCAATATCTCTTTGTTTTTGCTTTATTTCAAGAACCCTCTGAAGTCTAAAACTAAATCTTTTCATATTGTATAAATAATTTCGTCAATACTTTCATTGATTTAATACATCCCTTAACTTTGATATTATTTGACTTATCCTATCTCGTTTTAGGTAGAAAGCCTTTTTGTTGGCTATTAGTCTTGAAGTAGACTCAAATATTTCGTCAATTACGACAAGTTCATTCTCCCTTAATGTTGTTCCTGTGGATGTTATATCAACTATGAATTCACTCAATCCTGTTATAGGTCCAAGTTCAACAGAACCATATAACTCAATTATTTTGGGTTCAATTTCCTTTGCTCGGAAATAGGATCTTGTTATATTAGGTAGTTTCGTCGCTACCTTGATGGAGGGAGACACTAGTTCCTTTTTCTCCTTTCCAGCAAGTACAATCTTACAATAACCAAACTTTAGGTCCAGAAGCGAAAAAACTTCAGGGTCATACTCAACCAAAAGGTCATAACCTACCACTCCTAGGTCAGATATGCCTTCAACCGTGTATGTTATAACATCTTTCGCTCTTACTAGTAAAAATTTAATCTTTGCACCTAAATCGGAAACCAAAAGTTTTCTAGAGTCGTCTTTCAATTTCTCTTTTAGTATTCCAGCTCTAGCAAGGATGTCAACTGTATCTTCAAAGAGCCTTCCCTTTGGAACAGATATCACTATTGTATCCATACTGTAATTATCAATCAATCATTAAATACCTATCAAAAACCTAGAATTCTTAATAATGAAATTCAAATTCCATTAGTATTCACAAGCATTACATACATTTTTTGAACACCTTCTAGTTATATTGAAAGTCTCATACCATAAATTTACTATATTAGAAGGTTTATAGGTGAGTCTATGGGAAAACTCTACAACAGTTTACCTAATAGTTTTATTAAATCTGTATTAGAAGGTGAGAATGAAGAATTAGTTGAGAAGTTGCTTGAAAACAAAAAACTTTTTGAGACCGAACAAGACAAGGATAAGAAAATCATGTATAAGGAGAGGTTTTCAAGTTCTTTTTGGGAGATATATAATGAGATCTTGCTAAAGATAGGGACACAATGGTTTGACAAGACACCTCTTCCAAAGAGGTTATTCATTAGGTTCGGAATACTTGATCTTAAGTATCTCAGCGTTGAAGATCAGGAAATGATAAAATCTGTTCCTTTGAAGAAAATGGATAGTGATGATGATGTCTATAACTCTATTTACTATGTAGATGAGTGGATTGAGGCTATCGGAAAAGGTAAGATAGAAGCAAGCACTACCGATGAATTACCTAAAAAGAGAAAGAAAACGGGGGGGATGAGTGATGCTGACAAAGAAAAGTTTGAAAGAAAGAGAGGTATTTTAGAAGCAGAGATGTCAGGGCTCAAGGAACTTTTAAGAAGAAGACAGCTTCTTGAAGAAACTATACTTCACGACGTTAAGAGAGTCCACGACTTCTCTAGAATGTTTGATGAGATATCTGAAAACAACTATTCTGTGAGTTATTCTCAAACGGAGGAAGATACACTTCAAAAAGTTTCTGAGAATGTTAGAGAGGTTATCCGAATAAATAAAGAAATAAATACCATTCAGCAGAAAGTAGATAAAGTATTAGAAGAGATAAGAAAAATTGAAGCAACACTGGTTAACAATGGTATAGAGGAAGAGTATGAAGTAGATACTTCTACTATAAGCACTGAAATACAAACTATAAGGCAGATGACGAAGATGTGCGTTGGAAGACAGGGTAACCACTTCCCAGTCCTTACATCAAGTATGTTACCAAGATCACACCTAAAACCTAATTTCAGAGACAATGCTACACAATATATCAAGAGTATATGGGAACTCGATCCTGAAATATTTGATAGAAGAACTAGATCATCTCAACTTAAAATAGTCCCATATTTCATTCTAACTATTGGATATGGTAATTATGGAATATGTTGGGAACCATTCAACAAATTTAACAAAATCTCAAGCAAAGGACGAATAGCAATACCGATATTTTCAAGGAATCCTAAGGAAGTTATAGTTATAGGGCTTGGAGATTTTAGATGGAATATGGCAAAGGAGATGGCTGGCTACCATTGGATGGAAGAAGGGCTTACTGGCGATTATTATCAGTATCATGACTCAATAAAATGGAAGGGTGACCTTAGATCAAAGTTTATATACGACTATTACCTCTGGATTATGAAGGAAAGTGAAGGTATCCAAAAACTCGAGAAAGAAGTAAGAAGAATTTTCTGGTTTAAAATCCCATTCCCAGACAAATTGAAGGAGGAGCTTAGCAAAAAAGGCTACTACTACCAAGACCTTTACAAGAAAGAGGAAACCAAAAAGCAATCAGGGTATTAGAGGATTAGAATCATAAACAATAATTCAAATTACTAACTCACTAACTTTGATTCTATATAGTATTCGTTGCTCCCAAGAATTCACTCTATACTAGATCTTTTGGCCGCTTCTTAAGAGGAGTATTTTAACGATTTTCTATAGAGATTGAAATAGAAAAGGAAATAGGAATAAAACTTATCCCCTTATGATTTTCTGAATTCACTAGTGGATTGAATTTTATTTAGATTTATCTAACAAAGACTCCATCACAAATTCAGTCAATTCTTCTTGTAAGATTACATTAGACAAGATTAAAATTTAATACTATGAAATACAGAATAAACGTTTTTCTAAAAAACAATGTTTTTGACCCACAAGGAAATGCTATCATGAGAGTTCTACATAATCTTGGCTATAAAAGTGTAAATGATGTTAGAGTAGGTAAAGTTTTCCTAATTGACATAAGCGAAGACAGTGAGAATATCATAAAGAAAATATCCGAAGATGTTTTTTCAAACCCCGTTATAGAGAAGTTTGAAATAGAAAAGTTGGAGGGTTAGTATGGATTACAAAGACACATTAAACCTACCTTCCACAACATTTCCGATGAAAGCAAACCTTCCTCAAAGAGAACCAGAATTTATAAAGTTATGGAAAGATAAGAGGGTATATGAGAGAACGCTTGAAAGTAGAAGCAAGTCAAAACCATAC
The Spirochaetota bacterium genome window above contains:
- a CDS encoding FapA family protein: MDLKKIVSLLDEIDDTDSSEEIEIVAFSIKEALEIASREFNTEMYNLEYEIIESGSSGFFGIGRKPYRVLVRKTTSLSSSYESEVHTDEILGIDGKFFIAHTHEGVFVKVIPPQGKGKFVSFDEIVDELRSRGFSNFDEGKIKKEVQSPTGVPILVGPPVATDPSEDSNPHIEVLPDETRALLTLSKPSNRGKVPSPDEILKLLNIQGVVHGIVRENIEKAVYEGIFDVPVEVAIWTAPEPGKDAKINYYVKLDKSSSISKISMAESFDFHKVMEIENVVKGQVLASKEPATKGKPGMTIKGKVIPVPDGKDVSLQSIAGKGVEISPDGLELIAKEQGQVVFKQGKINIEPILEILGDVTTETGDVDFVGNVIIRGSVRDTYKVKAGGNVDIWGTVEKAEIIADGNVIVRTGIQGKEAGKVVAGGDVISKFIERANVRAGGNVIALEYILHSNIVSKSRVFCFGRKASIAGGSVKALYEVAAKQLGAESWVETSIEVGSDPDIQEEHDELVRRKELLTSKVTDIKKELLVFQQMIQNYGRVPQDKEERYNTLNNTLKEYSQELEEIERRLKEIREQLDQAVVEAKVSAYGICYPNVKIKIRDAIHHCKDDYKFVTFKREGRSIIIVPYEESQDMRDKKKEITERARKL
- a CDS encoding flagellar FliJ family protein produces the protein MKRFSFRLQRVLEIKQKQRDIERQNLARKASEYNIEVAKANKLKDEKRNAIEDMKKNPSLENRQFVERYIILNERMQKYQSEDVRRKEVPFREAMSKYLKKDSEVKVIQKLKDKAYDDYSKGLMKEEYSEVDEIISRRLGKDE
- the hisG gene encoding ATP phosphoribosyltransferase; its protein translation is MDTIVISVPKGRLFEDTVDILARAGILKEKLKDDSRKLLVSDLGAKIKFLLVRAKDVITYTVEGISDLGVVGYDLLVEYDPEVFSLLDLKFGYCKIVLAGKEKKELVSPSIKVATKLPNITRSYFRAKEIEPKIIELYGSVELGPITGLSEFIVDITSTGTTLRENELVVIDEIFESTSRLIANKKAFYLKRDRISQIISKLRDVLNQ
- a CDS encoding ribonuclease HII is translated as MKESRNLNDDLKKLINNFEYVVGVDEVGRGCIAGPLVVCAVVVKPSTYIEGVKDSKLLSPKQRESLLSLIVQKVEDIGIGFLSNKFIDDFGIGISIRIAILEALSNLNRIPKLIITDYVNIKSETVENFLNSSNLPTSKLNRYKEIYGRLKKFDWATLFKERDDECIFYLSLKKADVFIHSVSIASVVAKVLRDRYMKHISRKYPEYHFDRNKGYGTREHIEAIEINGISDIHRLSFKYSKF
- a CDS encoding DUF115 domain-containing protein; translated protein: MKFLNNLRLSEHLKSKIRSLGSLKKLEFITSKSGDKTIRKNGILIHSAYDPVREAENLVKQLPLEKGNRYIFVLLGLGLGYHLEILKREFPESVFIPVELDEDILVAFIQNRDDFVITRYNKNDIYSVLNFVDFALIKDVKFIQLPSLYRIYRSEYDEIGNEIARVVKAKFADLLTRINFDKLWVKNVLLNIPSILKYGSLSEDTQREFILGVRDKPFVIVGAGYSGLLLFDIIKKYRDRFILCAVDTVLKSLLSFGITPDIIFALDSQIANIKDFFGIKTEGLTLFADVVVSPELVRNFRGRVLITKTSHTEVIGGIKFEITNSVVSWVEEILGYRLLGLESGGSVITNLFHLSLLLGANPIIMIGVDLGFPYLVSHIVGTPSNEHFILKGNVFSTSDTISTNYVLKDYIKAESVNGGECITHKIMETYKLWFDSASDTSNLNNVYNISDGVKLKGINSLSTSDGREFFDSFFSNKPSISIKTIEPKSIDIDTRRILKNFSILSEDLEFLIKDFSQDKFNQMIRQYPFLSNVVSKTLFPVYRGQKSFEDVVDEIKKDFGYLVNILKNLHL
- the purS gene encoding phosphoribosylformylglycinamidine synthase subunit PurS; this encodes MKYRINVFLKNNVFDPQGNAIMRVLHNLGYKSVNDVRVGKVFLIDISEDSENIIKKISEDVFSNPVIEKFEIEKLEG
- a CDS encoding PstS family phosphate ABC transporter substrate-binding protein, with translation MKIFKIISMLVALTVATSPVALAQSKTITVKGSDTMVILGQRWAEVYMKKNKDVVIQVTGGGSGTGIAALINKTTDIANSSRPIKDKEKQQIEGAGAKLIEVPVALDGLAVYVNSANPIKELDMETIKLIFTGKIKNWSELGWDNKVIKLYSRENNSGTYVYFKEHVLQNEDFDPLAQNMPGTASVLNAVKRDKYGIGYGGIGYLKGARAISVSPKAGEKAYEPSMDNVVKGLYPISRYLYIYLTEEQFNRPEIKAYISWILSKEGQGIVDKVGFYPIPSKKVQEIRKSLGL
- the coaE gene encoding dephospho-CoA kinase (Dephospho-CoA kinase (CoaE) performs the final step in coenzyme A biosynthesis.); protein product: MGRRPLIPRIPKRFIIGITGKMMSGKDTVCKILQDRGFKIIDADKIGHKTLEIRKEEILKMVDRNILDDNGSIDRKKLANIVFSDPMKLQILNKLTHGTIKELIRLEIEKDGFYCINAALLFEIGLDEFCNLVVYVEASEDNIIARSTSRGFDPEDVRRRIKFQKALEEVNDMVDIIIYNNGTLEELRNEVEEKIFSIVKV
- a CDS encoding tetratricopeptide repeat protein: MRKTIIYSILGLVFAGLIIASFLIYNAYRENNQYNTIRNRFEFELYEDVVRDGTKFLADYPRSKYYYEVEYFVAYSSFMVGRSESAKRRVMNLISKFFSENRNDEILTKTIELLIDILKERNESMNPEIEEYLRTALVRTTDQKVKENILTQLGYIYLYRKDYDNALMYFERANNEYSQLGKARVYIDKGDYESAFYVYDNFLKYNPNSKYYKSVYDAYAKQLYGYASRLLRDKEYSTAVRYYERVLQTFPNTIYEDASLYWLGEIFAINKQYDKAIEFFNRAMVNEPKNKDEDALFKRGVVLYYAGRLVDSVANFKKFILEYPNSRLANEAKRWVEVLTREIQYSYETEDEVPE